The Chlorobaculum sp. MV4-Y genome contains the following window.
CTTGTGGGGTTGTATCATTGCTACGATGTATTTCATTGCTTGTGCTCCGTTTAAATGCTTTACTGGGTTGTGTAGATATCGAAGCCATAATAAGCTTCTTCTTCATGTTCTGAAATATCGAGGCCTTTTATCTCCTCATCCTTGTGGACGCGCAGGATACCCATAGCCTTGAGGATCAGGAACAGCGCCATCATGGTGACGAATCCCCAGAACGGCACAACCAGTGAACCGACAAGCTGGGCAACCATCGGCTGACCGCCGAAGATCCATGCAGCCACACCGCCCCAGATACCGTTCAGACCATGCACAGGCCATGCACCGACCGGGTCGTCGATTCTGAGCTTGTCGAGCAGCATGATACCGAGCACGACAAGGATACCACCGACGCCTCCGATGACGAGCGAAGCATTATAGGAGACCACGTCGCAGTTGGCCGTGATGGCGACCAGACCGGCAAGCATACCGTTCAGTGCCATCGTGAGATCAGGCTTCTTGAAGAGGCCCCAGGCGAAGATCATGGCGACCACAGCACCAGCGCAGGCCGCGAGGGTGGTGTTGACCGCGATCTTCATGACAGCGGCGGTATTGTCGCCACCAACGATGGCAAGCTGGCTGCCGGGGTTGAAGCCGTACCATCCAATCAGGAGAATGAACACACCAAGGGTGCTGAGTGCCAGGTTGTGGCCAGGCATGGCGTTTGGCGAACCATTCGCGTTAAAGCGGCCGATGCGCGGGCCGAGCACGATGGCACCAGCGAGACCGGCAAAACCACCGAGTGCGTGCACCAGAAGCGAACCGGCGAAGTCATGGAACCCGAGCGCTTTCAACCAGCCACCGCCCCAGAGCCAGAAGCCGCTGATGGGGTAGACAACAGCCGAGATGACTGCAGAATAGATCAGGTAGGCTCTGAACTGCATCCTTCCTGCAACGGCGCCCGAGACGATCGTGGCGGCCGTGGCGGCGAAGGCAACCTGGAAGAGGAAGTCAACTGCAGGATAAAGCGTGCCGCCTGCGATTTCAGGCATGGCCGTGCTGATGCCAGGGCCGCCAAATCCGAAGAATCCTCCGCTGAAGGCTTCACCAGGATACATCAGGCCGTAGCCGACGAAATAGTAAATGATACCGCCGATCGCCATGTCCATAAGGTTCTTGAACAGGATGTTCACGGCGTTCTTGGCGGAGTTCAGTCCGGTTTCAACGAGCGCGAAGCCGGCCTGCATGAACAGTACCAGCACGGCACAGATGAACAGGAAGAAGTTGTCGATGGCGAACGCATTGACGGCATCAGGCGTCGGAGTTGCCGCCTGGATTGGCGGACTGAAGGTTGCCGCTGCCAGCAGGAGGCCAGCGGCAATCGCTCCGGATTTCGACAGAAATGATTTCATGATCTGGAACAGTTACGGTTGATAAAAAAATAAAGCCGGCTGTGTTGTGTAGCTTGAGTTTTTTAACTCATTGCATGTTTTTAATATAAAATTTTAATAAAAAAACACAAAACCGTAATAATAATTTAGTCGATGAATAATCAATATCTAAAAAAGTAAAGGGTTTTGTGGGGGGCTGCTTGTGTGCTTCCCTTGGTTGCCGTATTTTCAACAACAGCTCTTTTAATGCCGTAAAGCCTAATACCATGAGCTATTACTGGCTGTCATTGCCCTCAATGATCGAAGAACTTCCCCGGCTTCGTGATTGTATCGGCGCTATTGCTCGCATTGAGGGATACAGCGATGCATTCACCCCGGAACTTGAATTAACTGTCCACGAGGCTTTTGTCAACGCTGTCAGGCATGGCAACCATGACAACTCTGCATTTTCGGTTACCATAACGCTTGAGGCTGGAGACGTTGATGGTGAGCAGTTTCTGGAGGTCAGAATCAGGGACTGCGGCGAGGGGTTCGAGCCTGTTCGCGCCATGACATCGATCTGTTCAAGCCGAACAGTCCAATCATCTGGCGGGCGTGGTCTCTATTTTGTAAACCGGTTTGTCGAAAGCTTCAGGATCGAGCAGGCGCTGGGTGGTTGTGTAGTGGTATTGCGTTATATTCCTTATTAATCAATAACGAATGATTGTTTAACCCTTTAACGATCTGCTGACCATGTATCTTTCCCGCAGTGCCGAATGGAGCGCTCTCGAGTCACACTATCAGGACATCAGCCACCAGGCGATGATCGATCTGTTCAGTACTGATCCGAACCGGCATGAACGCTTTTCTCTTTCATTCAATGCCATTCATCTCGATTATTCCAAGAACAGGATTACGGCCCGTACCAAAGAGCTTCTCCTGGATCTTGTTCGCCGCTCGGATATAGAAAAGAAGCGTCGGCAGATGTTTGAAGGGGAGCAGATCAATTTTACCGAACATCGCTCGGTGCTGCATACCGCTCTCCGGCGGCCGCCAGGATACACCATGACTGTCGATGGGGACGATGTCGCTTCCGAGGTTTCGGATGTGCTCGACCAGATGAAAGCGTTTTGCAAAAAGGTCATTTCCGGTGAGTGGAAAGGCTATACCGGAAAGCGGATCACCGATGTGGTCAATATTGGCATCGGCGGTTCGGATCTCGGCCCCTACATGGTTACCGAGGCATTGAAGCCCTTCGCTCACGGAAAGCTGAAGGTACACTTTGTTTCGAACGTCGATGGCTCCCATCTGGTTGAAACTCTCCGGGGGTTGAACCCAGAAACGACGCTTTTTATCATCGCGTCCAAGACCTTCACCACGCAGGAAACCCTTGCCAATGCTATGAGCGCCAGAGCGTGGTTCCTGGTCAAGGCGGGCAACCGTTCACATGTCGAGAAGCATTTCGTCGCTGTCTCCACAAACCGCGAAAAGGTCGAGGAGTTCGGCATCAACCCGGCCAACATGTTCCGCTTCTGGGACTGGGTTGGCGGGCGTTACTCGCTCTGGTCGGCCATCGGCTTGTCCATCGCGCTCTATCTCGGTTTCGACCGCTTCAGCGAGCTGCTCGCCGGCGCTCGCGCCATGGATGAGCACTTCCTCGGCGCTCCGCTCGAACAGAACATGCCGGTGATTCTCGCCATGCTCGGCATCTGGTACAACAACTTTTTCGGAGCGCACTCGCAGGCGATCATTCCCTACGATCAGTACCTGCACCGCTTCCCGGCCTATCTCCAGCAGCTCGACATGGAGAGCAACGGCAAGCGCGTTGACCGGGCTGGTCACGAAACCGATTACGCCACCGGGCCGGTGATCTGGGGTGAGCCGGGTACCAACGCGCAGCACGCCTTTTTCCAGCTTTTGCACCAGGGGCCGGAGCTCATTCCGGTCGATTTCATCATTTCGCTCAAAAGCCAGAATCCGGTTGGCGAGCATCACGACATGCTCGTGGCCAACTGCTTCGCGCAGTCGGAAGCGCTCATGCGGGGCAAGGGTGAGGCCGCGGCGCGCGCCGAGCTCGAAGCCGCAGGCTACTCGGGCCATGACCTGAAGGCGCTTTTGCCGCACAAGCTCTTTCCCGGCAACCGGCCGACCAACACCATCGTGCTCACCGAGCTGAACCCGTTCAATCTCGGCAGCCTGATTGCGCTCTACGAGCACAAAGTGTTCGTGCAGGGGGTGGTGTGGAACATCAACTCTTTCGACCAGTGGGGCGTGGAACTCGGCAAGCAGCTCGCAAAAGCGATTCTGCCGGAGTTCGAGTCGGACAGCCCGGTCGAAGGTCATGATGCTTCGACCAACGCGCTGGTCAATCGCTACCGGCAGTTCCGTAAAACACAACAGCCGCCGAAACGCGATCAGCTTACTTTGTTCTGAATAAAAAGGCAGGCTGGCTATGCGGTGAAAACCTGAGCCAGCCTGCTTTTTCCTTTTCTCTTTTCTTCAGTTTACAGCCTCAAGATTTGTTCTCAAAGGCCGTTGCGTTTGAAAATAATATCCACACTGCTCTTGAGCTTGCCCTGAATCGTCTCCGCGCTGAAGAGCTTGTTGATCTCTTCGGCGGTGATGTGCTCGAGGATTTCCGGGTCATGAATCACCAGTTCCTTGAGCTGAATCTTCTCTTCCCAGCTCTTCATGGCGTTGCGCTGCACGAGGCGGTAGGCATCCTCGCGGGTGAGGCCCTTGCCGGTGAGGGCGAGCAGCAGTGTCTGCGAGAGGGTCAGGCCGTAGGAGGTGTCGAAGTTCTGCTCCATGCGCTCCGGATAGACGAGCAAGGTCTCGATCGAATCGCGAAAAGTGCGCAGCATGTAAACGAGCGCGATGGTCGAGTCTGGCATGATGACGCGCTCCACCGAGGAGTGCGAAATGTCGCGTTCGTGCCAGAGGGCGACATTTTCCATGGCGGCGATCGAGTTGGAGCGCACCACGCGAGCCAGGCCGGTCAGGCGCTCGAAGGTGATCGGGTTGCGCTTGTGCGGCATGGCGGAGCTGCCCTTCTGGCCCTTGCTGAAGAACTCCTCGGTCTCGCGAACCTCGGTGCGCTGCAGGTGGCGCAGTTCAGTCGAGAACTTCTCGATGGATGAAGCGACGATGGCCAGCGTCGTAGCGTACTCGGCGTGGCGGTCGCGCTGGAGAATCTGCGTCGAGATCGACGATGGCTTCAGGCCGAGCTTCTGGCAGACGGCAGCCTCGATATCCGGTGACAAGTGCTGGTAGGTGCCGACTGCACCCGAAATTTTGCCCACCGAGATGGTTTCGAGCGCACGTTTCATGCGTTCGAGGTTGCGCTTCATCTCCTCGCGCCAGAGCAGGAGCTTCAGGCCGAAGGTGGTCGGCTCGGCGTGAATGCCGTGCGTGCGGCCCATCTGGAGGGTGTATTTGTGTTCGACGGCCTTTTTAGCGAGCACCTCGATGAGTGACTCGATGTCGGCCACGATGATCTTGCCTGCGTCGCGCATCTGCATGGCCAGGCACGTATCGACCACGTCCGACGAGGTGAGGCCTTCGTGGATGTACCGTGATTCGGGGCCGACATAACCGGCGACATTGGTCAGGAAGGCGATGACGTCGTGCTTGGTCTCGTTTTCGATGATGAGAATCTCTTCGACGTTGAACTTGGCTTTCTCTTTAATGGTCGCAAGGGCATCAGCCGGAACGATACCGGCTTCCATGCGTGCTTCAACGGCGGCGATTTCAAGTTGCAGCCAGCGTTCGAATTTGGCTTCATCGCTCCAGATTGCGGAAATGTCCTTCGGCGAGTAACGTGGTATCACTGTGGTTCGGTTTTGGTTTTAGTTTCGGGTAGTAATTAATATAGTTCTTGGCACTTCAAAGGCATGGAGAAAAGGGCCCACAGGAGCAGAGTGAAAAAACTTTCATGCCTGGCCTTTTTCCTGCATTTCGCGGTACACTTGCTGAACGTAATCAAGCGCAGCCTGGCGGTCGTAGGGAATATCGCCGTCGATGATGGCGTTTTCCATGCGCGATTTGATGATGCCGATCGTTCGACCCTGCGGGAGGTTCAGCAGCTCCATGATGTCAGTGCCACTGACCGGAGGACGCCACTTTGCCAGCAGGTCTTTTTCGCCAACCTCGGCAATTTTCTCCTCGACATTGCTGAAGTTTTTCATGATGCGCTGCACCTTGCGCGGGTTCTTGCTGGTTACGTCCGCGCGGCAGAGTGTCATCAGGTCGTCGAGGTCCGGCCCGGCGTCGAACATCAGGCGTCGCACCGCCGAGTCGGTGATCTCCTCCTTCGAGAGCGGAATCGGGCGGTGGTGCAGCCGCACCATTTTCTGCACGTACTCCAGCGGCTCCAGCGGCCACTTCATCGCGCGAAAAATCCGAGCCACGAGCTTGACGCCAACCGCCTCGTGGCCGTGGAATGTCCAGCCGCTGCCGGGGTGGAAGCGCTTGGTCACCGGCTTGGCGATGTCGTGGAAGAGGGCGCTGACCCGCAGCCAGAGCTTGTCTGAATGCTCTGCGAGGTTGTCCACCACCTGAAACGTGTGGAATAGCGTGTCTTTGTGCCCTAGCCCGTCCACCTGTTCGATGCCCGCCATGACGGCCAGCTCGGGGATGATCTCCTTCAACAAGCCGGTCGAGTAGAGAATTTTCAGTCCGATGGAGGGTTTCGAAGCCTCCATGATCTTGAGAAACTCGTGGCTGACACGCTCGCGCGAGACGATCTGGATCCGGCTGCTCATGGCGCTCATCGCGTCGAGCGTCGCTACGTCGAGCTGGAAGTCGAGCTGGCAGGCGAAGCGGGCGGCGCGCATCATGCGGAGAGGGTCGTCGGAGAACGTTTGTTCAGGATCGAGCGGCGTCTTGAGCAGTTTTTCGCGGATGTGTTGCTGCCCGTCGAACAGATCGACCACTTCGCCACGCTCTGTGCGGTTCAGGCGCAGGGCGAGCGCATTGATTGTGAAGTCGCGCCGGGACAGGTCGTCCTCCAGCGTGCCGATACTCGTGATCGGCTTGCGCGATTCAGGGTTGTAGCTCTCCTTGCGCGCGCCGACGATTTCGAGTTTGAAGGTTCCTGCCTTCGGGTCGTCCAGTTCGAGCTGCGCGGTGCGGAAGCGCTCGAAGAGCACGAAGTTCCGCCCCCCGAGCTTTTCGGCAAGGGCGTGGGCGAAGGGCACCGGCTCGCCGATGACCATGATGTCGATGTCGGTGCAGGGACGCTGCATGACGAGGTCGCGGACGTAGCCGCCCACGATATAGCAGGAGAGTCCTGTCTCGTCGGCGAGGTCTCCGATGCGCTCCATGATTTCAGGAATGGCTTCGTGTGCTCTTGTCAGCATTCGGTCGTCGGTATCGTATTCGTCAGGTCGGGATTCAGTCAAGGTCTGCCGTATTTTTCCGGATTTCATCGGTGATTTTTCCGGCCACCATCAGGGCGCGGCGTCCCTCTTCGGAGGTGACTTTCGCCGGTTTGCCTGTGCGGATGGCATTAATGAACTGTTCGAGCTCTTCTTTCAGTGCGTTGATTTTCGGAACGTCGGGGCTGACGTAATCGAGCGCCATGTCCTTCAGTGAATCCTGAATTTCTCCGAACTGTTCCAGAATCTTTTTCGTCGCGAAATTTTTGATCGGGTTTTTCGAGGAGAGCTGATCGGGCCTGACCAGACGGAACACCTCCGACTTGCCGCTGGTGAAATCGAGCGAGGCGTAGCTTTTCGGGTTGCGGGTGAAAAAGCGCATTTTGCGCAGCTTGCTCCGGCTGAGTCGGCTCGCTGTCACGTTGGCGATGGCGCCGTTCTCGAACTCAATGCGCGCCGTGGCCATGTCGAGTTCGTTCGAGAAGACCTTCACGCCCGAAGCCGTGATGCTGCGGATGTCAGACTTGATGAGCGAGAGCACGAGGTCGATATCGTGGATCATCAGATCGAGGATCACCGATACGTCGGTCACGCGGCGTGAAAAGCCGCTCAGGCGCTCGGCCTGGATGTACATCGGCTCTCCAATGTAGGGCTCGACGGCAAGCAGTGCCGGGTTGAAGCGCTCGATGTGGCCCACCTGGATGGTCAGTTTCTTTGCTTTCTCGATGCGGATCAGCTCGTCAGCCTCCCCCAGAGTTGTCGTGATCGGCTTCTCGATGAAGAGGTGCAGTCCTGCTTCGAGCAACTGCTTTGCAATGGCGTAGTGCGAGCTGGTCGTTGTCGCGATCACCGCGGCGTCGCACGAAGCGGCCAGCTCCTCCAGCGTCGAGAAACACGCTACACCGTATTTTTTGCCGATCTCCTGCAACCGCTCGGGGTTCAGGTCGAACACGCCGGAAAACTCTACGTCCGGGGCTTCGGCGGCAATCTGTTTCAGAAGATTGGTATGAAATTCGCCGAGCTTGCCGACGCCAGCAACGCCTATGCGCATGGGGTTCTCCTTTTCAATTCAGGCAGTTTATTCAGCTATTTCCGTAGTCGGCTCGAAAGCCTCGATTTCATATTTGAACAGGGTCATCGAAATGAAGGTGCCGACCACGGTCAGCGCACCGGCCACGTAGTACGGCATGCGGTGGTCATATCCGTACAGAATGCTGCCGCTGAACGGGCCGAGAATGCGGGCCAGCGCGTTGACCGACTGCGCGAACCCCATGATCTGGCCCTGCTTCTGCTTGTAACTGTAAAGCGAGATCATCGAAATGTTGAGCGGATTGACCAGGCTGGTGCCGATGGCGAAGAAGAGCAGGATGGCAAGGCCGACCGTGAAGAGCGAAGTGACCGGGATGAACGGAATGAAAAAGACGCCGATGAACGAGGTGATGTGACCCAAAACCATCAGCTTGTGCTCTCCATATTTGCGGGTCATCTTTGGCAGCATCACCCCTTGCACGATAACGGTAAAGAAACCTACGTAGGCGAACAGATAGCCGACCTGCTGCTCGGTGGCATGATAGACATCGCTCCAGAGAAGAATGGCCGAAACCTGCATGTTCACGATGGCCAGCGTATAGATGAAGTTGATGATCATCAACAGCACCACCGGTCGGGAACTGAAGGCGGCGGAGATTTTTTCCATGTAGGCGCTGCTCTTGCGGGACAGGGAAGCCAGCAGGGAGTTGTTGGCATGACCCACCGATTTCGGGTTTTTTCTGAAAAGCGACAGGAAGCCCTCGGCGTGAGGATTGGTTTCGTTCAGCAGAAAGAACGCCAGGGTGAAGTTGATGAAGTTGAGGCCGGCGGCGAACAGACCGACCATCGAGATGCCGAAATTGGTCATCAGCACGCCGCCGACGAGCGGGCCGATGATGAAGCCGATGCCGAAGGCCGCGCCGAGCATGCCCATTGCGCCGGACCGGCTTTTCGAGTCGGTGACGTCGGTAATGGCTGCCTGCGCCGCTGCGATATTGGCCGAGCCGATGCCCGAGAGCGAGCGGGCCAGAATCAGCAGGGGAATGGTGACCGCCTGCGAGAAAAATACATAAGAGATTGAAGCCAGAAAGATGCTCGACAGCATCACCGGCCGACGTCCGATCTTGTCGCTCAGCTTGCCCCAGATCGGCGAAAAGATGAACTGCATTGTCGAGTAGATAGCCGCGATCAGGCCGATCATGAAGGGCGACGCGCCAAGCTCCTTTGCATAGGTCGGCAGCAGCGGCAGCACGATACCGAAGCCGATCAGATCGAGCAGTACTGTCAGGAACAGAATGGCCAGCGGAGATTTCTTCATGAAGGGCAAGCCGTTAGGTGAAGCGGAAAAAGCCCAAAATACAAAAATCGCCTGCCATGTTGAAACGCGGCGTCAAGATTGTGGGCGCTCCGGAAGTCGTGCGAAGTTTTCCTTTGTGCCGGGCTCGATGTTTGGTGTCGCACTCAGTATTCCCGCGTCCGGCGAAAGGGGGCGTTGTGATTTTATTGTTTGTTATTTCCATAAATTTCGCAAGACTTTGCAGGGCTGAACGTCCAACCTCAGGGTCGACACTGCGCGTAGCGAGTCCCTGGACAAGCGGCTGACTGATTGCCGCTCCAGCCCTGTGTCGCCTTTCGATATCGATACTTTCAAATAAAACAAACCATAACTGATAACGCAGGGGAGTGCGGATGAAACGAATAGTTCTGTTTTTGATAACCAACATTGCGGTATTGCTGGTGTTGTCGGTCAGTGCGCGTCTGCTGGGCATCGACAGATTCCTGACCAGTAACGGGCTGAATATGGGCATGTTGCTGGCATTCGCAGCCCTGATCGGCTTTGGCGGCTCTTTCATGTCGTTGCTGATGTCCAAAACGATAGCCAAATGGAGCACCGGCGCGCGGGTTATCGCACAACCGGCAAACCAGGACGAAGCATGGCTCGTGAACACGGTGAAGCGGCTTTCCTCAAAAGCCGGGTTGCCGACGCCTGAGGTGGCTATCTATGATGGCGCGCCCAACGCCTTCGCTACCGGCGCGAGCAAGTCGAGGTCGCTGGTCGCCGTTTCTACCGGACTCTTGCAAAGCATGAACAAGCAACAGGTCGAGGCAGTGCTCGCTCACGAGGTTGCCCACATCCAGAACGGCGACATGGTGACGCTCACCCTGATTCAGGGCGTGCTCAACACCTTCGTGATCTTTCTCTCCCGCGTCGCAGGTTATGCGATAGACAGTTTTCTGCGCAGGGACGACGATGAAGGTGGGGTTGGCATCGGCTACATGATTGGCAGTATCGTTTGCGAGATACTGTTCGGCATTCTTGCTTCCATCGTCGTGATGTACTTCTCGCGCAAACGCGAGTTCCGTGCGGACGCAGGGGCGGCTTCGCTGATGGGTGATCGCCGGCCGATGATCGAAGCTCTCCGGGCGCTGGGCAGCCTCGAAGCGGGCCAGTTGCCAAAACAAATGGCGGCCAGCGGCATCACCGGCGGCGGAATCATGGCGCTTTTCAGCAGCCATCCGCCACTCGAATCGCGAATCGCCGCGCTTGAAACCGCTCGCTGAAGCGGTTGAGCGTCGATGATCGATACGGCAGGGGGCGTTCCGTAGTTTCGGGACACCCTTTTTTTATTGTTCCCACTCGCGATTGCGATTACGTTGCGCTTCGGCTGCGCAGCGGTTATTTTGCTCATCACTGATATTTCGATTCAACACCACGTTTATGAAACGCCTCAAGCCCCTCATCGCATTTTCAGCTTTTTCGATTGTTTTGCTGACGATGCCTCTCGGTCACGCAGCCGTCATCGTTCTGCAAAGCGCGCTTGGCAGGGAGCACGTCGCCTTGGCCGGAGTGCTGCTCGGCATTGCAGGAAGCGGCTTGCTGATTGCGGGACTGTTTACATCGAAAGAGCTGATTGCAACCATGCTCGGCATGTTCGGCGCTCTTTTCGTCTGGTCTGGGTGGATCGAGATCGGCTTCGAGTACTACGCCCGCCGTCTTGGCATCGCGCCTGTGATGGCGAACGGCGAAGTGGTAACCCGGGCTGAATATCTGCTCATGCCCTCTTCGGTCGGATTTTTTGCAATCATCATGCTCTACTACCTGTTCGGTGTTCGTTCGGGATGCAGATTTTTCCTGTGGTTTCAGCGCCTGTTGCGTTTCGATTCCCGGCTTGGCCAGGCCCGCTCGTCCCGGAACGTGGCCATGATCACCTTCATGGAGTTCAACGTGCTGTTGTGGGGCTTTTATCTGCTGCTCCTGTTTGCCTACGACGATAACTTCGCCGGAGACCGCCATCCCGTAACCTATTTTATCGCTTTCGGTTCGCTGTTATGGTCGGTGTTGCTTTTCGTCAAACTCCTGAAAATCAGCAATCTGGCATACGCCATCCGCTACGCGATCCCGACAGTGCTCATCTTCTGGAACTTCGTTGAAATCCTCGGCAGATGGAATGTTTTCACCGAAATCTGGATCCAGCCGTCGAAGTATGTCATCGAAATCGTCTTGATGACTTTGGTGCTGTTGATTCTGATGCTTTCTGTTCTGTTCGGCGCGAAAGGGAAGCAAAAGAGCGAAGCAAATCGGGGGTGATTTGGGATTGATTCTTGGAATGGCAGGATTGTTGGGGCGGGATGAGGAGTTGATTTCAGCGGTGTAACGATTGATGAGAAAATCAATTTGAAATCATTATTATTGATTGGATAAGCAGATTAAAAAAAATAAGTGATATTTTATTTTAATGTTGATGCTTGAATTTTAATGAATATAACAATGATTACTCGTTTAACGCTTCGGAATTTCAAGAATGTTCAGGAGCAACAATATGATTTTACACAGTTCGACCTTTTGGTTGGTAGAAATAATAGTGGGAAGAGTACCGTATTACAGGCTTTAGCTATCTGGCAGTATTGTATAGACGAATTTCATCGTTCAAATAGAAGCGGCACCAAAGGGATTCAGATTGTTCTGCCAAACTTTACTGCATTACCAGTTCCAGAGTTTAACTTATTGTGGCGGAACAAAACAGATCGAGAGTATCCTTTTGAAGATGGAAAGAAAAAACAGAAGTTTATTCTGATTCAGATAATAGTTGAGTGGCAAGTATCATTTGACAAAAGAGAGACGTTTGGTATAGATTTACGTTATCAATCTCCGCAGACGATTTATGCTATTCCCGAAGAAGGGTGGGGGCGTTTCAGGGAATTAGAAAATAATTTGCCAAGAATTGCATATGTCCCACCTTTTTCGGGATTGGACCCTATGGAGAAGTGGTTGGATGTCGCACCAATAAGACAACAGGTAGGAAAAGGCCAGCCTGGTAGTGTGTTGAGAAATTTATTGTTTAAAGTTAAACAGGATATACGCCGTGGTGATTGGGATGAATTAGCTGCTGTTGTGAAAAGATGGTTTTCTGTTGAGATATGTGAGCCTGACTATGACAAGCAGAAAGATGTGTATATAACTGTCGAGTATCGTCAAAACGAAAAAGAATTTGATATTATTTCAGGAGGAAGCGGATTTCACCAAACGTTGACTTTGCTTGCGTTTTTATATGGTTATAATCCGACGGTTATTCTCCTTGATGAACCTGATGCGCATCTTCATGTCAATTTGCAGCGTGAAATCCTTGACTATTTCAAACAAAAGTCTCAAGAGAAGAATATCCAGTTTCTTATTGCCACTCACGCGGAGGAATTTTCCCGTGGTGTCGATGCGAGCCAGATTGTTTCTCTTATGGGTCAAAAGCCAAAAAGGATAGAGTCTGTTCCAGAAATTATTCGGGCAATGGCAGAAGTCTCAAATGAAGAAATTGTCAGGACAATGGCCTATCCATATATAGTATATATAGAAGGTGAAAGTGATGAACGAATTATAAGAGCTTGGTCAAACGTTTGTGGTGCCGATGAAGTTATAGATAAGGTGTGTTTCAAGTCTATGAGTGGTGGGAGCAAACAAAAAATGAAGGAGTTGGCAGACGATCATTATCAGGCCTTAAAACAGATTGTTCCTGATCTGAGGAGAATGATCCTTCTTGATTATGATGAAGCTGAAGGTTATCACCCACGAAAAGACAATCAAGTGCTTTTCGAGTGGCAAAGAAAAAATATTGAGAATTACTTATTTGTTCCTGATGTATGGAAAAGAGTGGCTTTGGAGAAGCTTGGATTATCTGAGAGTGATTTGTTTTCAATGTCAATATTAAGTCTGATTGATGACTATTTTGAGTCTCAGAATCTTGTTTTGCCAAGGAAACAAAGCTGGAGAAATATATCTGCCAATGTATTTGCTGTGGTTGATGGTAAAAAACTGTTATTTGAAAAAGATGATTCGCTTTTCCATCGTTTAAGAAAAATAATCCATCGATACAGATCTTACGTGAAGAAATTGCTATTAATATGACGGAAGACGAGATCCATGATGATATATATGAGTTTATGGGAAAATTGAAATCATTATTAGATAAGGGTTGATTATTAAAATTTTTATAATAAAAAGATGTTGATCCGTTGAAGAAAGGATTGATAAAGTTGTGATGATTTTGTATTTGACCTCAAAAAGAATAAGTGTTCCACCAGCCACGTCGCATACACTTTTCAATGCCCGAATGGCTGGAGAGATATGCCAGCACATACGATCCATTGCCTTCGCTCGAAGCGCGGATGCGGTTTGTCATCGATGCGTCGCGGAAAAATGTCGAGGAGGGGAGTGGTGGGCCGTTTGCGGCGGCGGTGTTTGAGATTGGGTCGGGACAGCTGGTTTCGCTTGGAGTCAATCTGGTTTTTACTCAGAAGTCATCGATCCTGCACGCCGAAATGGTAGCTATCGCGCTGGCGCAAAAACAGTTAGATGCTTACGATCTTGGCAGCCCTGACATGCCTGCGCATGAGCTGGTGACGAGCACCGAGCCGTGCGCGATGTGTTTTGGCGCAATACCCTGGTCGGGTATCCGGCATCTTGTGACCGGAGCATTCTCCGAGGATGCCAAGGCGATCGGATTCGATGAAGGGCCAAAGCCGG
Protein-coding sequences here:
- a CDS encoding ammonium transporter gives rise to the protein MKSFLSKSGAIAAGLLLAAATFSPPIQAATPTPDAVNAFAIDNFFLFICAVLVLFMQAGFALVETGLNSAKNAVNILFKNLMDMAIGGIIYYFVGYGLMYPGEAFSGGFFGFGGPGISTAMPEIAGGTLYPAVDFLFQVAFAATAATIVSGAVAGRMQFRAYLIYSAVISAVVYPISGFWLWGGGWLKALGFHDFAGSLLVHALGGFAGLAGAIVLGPRIGRFNANGSPNAMPGHNLALSTLGVFILLIGWYGFNPGSQLAIVGGDNTAAVMKIAVNTTLAACAGAVVAMIFAWGLFKKPDLTMALNGMLAGLVAITANCDVVSYNASLVIGGVGGILVVLGIMLLDKLRIDDPVGAWPVHGLNGIWGGVAAWIFGGQPMVAQLVGSLVVPFWGFVTMMALFLILKAMGILRVHKDEEIKGLDISEHEEEAYYGFDIYTTQ
- the purB gene encoding adenylosuccinate lyase; protein product: MIPRYSPKDISAIWSDEAKFERWLQLEIAAVEARMEAGIVPADALATIKEKAKFNVEEILIIENETKHDVIAFLTNVAGYVGPESRYIHEGLTSSDVVDTCLAMQMRDAGKIIVADIESLIEVLAKKAVEHKYTLQMGRTHGIHAEPTTFGLKLLLWREEMKRNLERMKRALETISVGKISGAVGTYQHLSPDIEAAVCQKLGLKPSSISTQILQRDRHAEYATTLAIVASSIEKFSTELRHLQRTEVRETEEFFSKGQKGSSAMPHKRNPITFERLTGLARVVRSNSIAAMENVALWHERDISHSSVERVIMPDSTIALVYMLRTFRDSIETLLVYPERMEQNFDTSYGLTLSQTLLLALTGKGLTREDAYRLVQRNAMKSWEEKIQLKELVIHDPEILEHITAEEINKLFSAETIQGKLKSSVDIIFKRNGL
- a CDS encoding ATP-binding protein, whose amino-acid sequence is MSYYWLSLPSMIEELPRLRDCIGAIARIEGYSDAFTPELELTVHEAFVNAVRHGNHDNSAFSVTITLEAGDVDGEQFLEVRIRDCGEGFEPVRAMTSICSSRTVQSSGGRGLYFVNRFVESFRIEQALGGCVVVLRYIPY
- the pgi gene encoding glucose-6-phosphate isomerase produces the protein MYLSRSAEWSALESHYQDISHQAMIDLFSTDPNRHERFSLSFNAIHLDYSKNRITARTKELLLDLVRRSDIEKKRRQMFEGEQINFTEHRSVLHTALRRPPGYTMTVDGDDVASEVSDVLDQMKAFCKKVISGEWKGYTGKRITDVVNIGIGGSDLGPYMVTEALKPFAHGKLKVHFVSNVDGSHLVETLRGLNPETTLFIIASKTFTTQETLANAMSARAWFLVKAGNRSHVEKHFVAVSTNREKVEEFGINPANMFRFWDWVGGRYSLWSAIGLSIALYLGFDRFSELLAGARAMDEHFLGAPLEQNMPVILAMLGIWYNNFFGAHSQAIIPYDQYLHRFPAYLQQLDMESNGKRVDRAGHETDYATGPVIWGEPGTNAQHAFFQLLHQGPELIPVDFIISLKSQNPVGEHHDMLVANCFAQSEALMRGKGEAAARAELEAAGYSGHDLKALLPHKLFPGNRPTNTIVLTELNPFNLGSLIALYEHKVFVQGVVWNINSFDQWGVELGKQLAKAILPEFESDSPVEGHDASTNALVNRYRQFRKTQQPPKRDQLTLF
- a CDS encoding CCA tRNA nucleotidyltransferase, encoding MLTRAHEAIPEIMERIGDLADETGLSCYIVGGYVRDLVMQRPCTDIDIMVIGEPVPFAHALAEKLGGRNFVLFERFRTAQLELDDPKAGTFKLEIVGARKESYNPESRKPITSIGTLEDDLSRRDFTINALALRLNRTERGEVVDLFDGQQHIREKLLKTPLDPEQTFSDDPLRMMRAARFACQLDFQLDVATLDAMSAMSSRIQIVSRERVSHEFLKIMEASKPSIGLKILYSTGLLKEIIPELAVMAGIEQVDGLGHKDTLFHTFQVVDNLAEHSDKLWLRVSALFHDIAKPVTKRFHPGSGWTFHGHEAVGVKLVARIFRAMKWPLEPLEYVQKMVRLHHRPIPLSKEEITDSAVRRLMFDAGPDLDDLMTLCRADVTSKNPRKVQRIMKNFSNVEEKIAEVGEKDLLAKWRPPVSGTDIMELLNLPQGRTIGIIKSRMENAIIDGDIPYDRQAALDYVQQVYREMQEKGQA